In one Pseudomonas tensinigenes genomic region, the following are encoded:
- a CDS encoding sensor domain-containing diguanylate cyclase, with amino-acid sequence MLKASLRSHLTLWFAGLSLLTLLSVGFYVGHIATEQMKQASGNALLNTARSAASLLGEQLRERQLEVYLLSRAPHLERGDLDNPAILKSMQLRTQARAEYAWMGVTDAEGKVHQAVNGLLVGQSVQQRPWFQAGLRSEYTGDPHEAVLLAKMLPGLPNGEPLRFIDFAAPIHNADGQVIGVLGAHAHWSWVTRIVESAAFSHKNSMPDIEALIIDHDGKILYPEALMGQQLAATDSKLQNWTAGNGFLTSMVTVPTPSSTALSWSIAVRQPLQTALQPARLLMYKLLILGVAAAVLFGLVAYYLALYLSRPIEQLARSARKVQNKEPGAQFPLQHPVREIAQLGQSIDAMTQSLLGKERELQEANASLEATVAQRTAALTQANAELLSLATHDSLTGVYNRRRFDEKLTEYTLLFRRTGRPFSLLLIDADHFKRINDSHGHAVGDDVLQQLAQLIQSSLRTTDFVARYGGEEFAVLLPEIAQPDTPEVVAEKIRATVAEADFPAVGQVTVSIGVGLADPADNSHNALIKRADQQLYQAKAAGRNQVA; translated from the coding sequence ATGCTCAAAGCCAGTCTGCGTAGCCACCTCACCCTTTGGTTTGCCGGTTTGTCCCTGCTGACGCTGCTCAGCGTGGGCTTCTATGTGGGTCACATCGCCACTGAACAAATGAAGCAGGCCAGCGGCAATGCGCTGCTCAACACGGCGCGCTCGGCGGCATCGTTGCTGGGTGAACAACTGCGCGAACGCCAGTTGGAGGTTTATCTCCTTAGCCGCGCGCCGCATCTGGAGCGTGGCGATCTGGACAACCCGGCCATTCTCAAATCGATGCAGCTGCGCACCCAGGCGCGCGCCGAGTACGCGTGGATGGGTGTCACCGATGCCGAGGGTAAGGTGCATCAAGCGGTAAACGGCTTGCTGGTGGGCCAATCGGTGCAACAACGGCCGTGGTTCCAGGCCGGGTTACGCAGTGAGTACACCGGCGACCCTCATGAAGCGGTGCTGCTGGCGAAAATGCTGCCGGGGCTGCCGAACGGTGAGCCGCTGCGTTTCATCGATTTCGCCGCGCCGATCCATAACGCCGACGGTCAGGTGATTGGCGTCCTGGGCGCACACGCACACTGGAGTTGGGTGACGCGCATTGTCGAGTCGGCGGCGTTTTCGCATAAGAACTCAATGCCGGATATCGAGGCGCTGATCATCGACCACGATGGCAAGATTCTCTATCCCGAAGCACTGATGGGCCAGCAACTGGCGGCGACTGATTCGAAATTGCAGAACTGGACGGCGGGTAACGGCTTCCTCACCAGTATGGTCACGGTACCGACGCCATCGAGTACGGCGCTGTCGTGGTCGATTGCCGTGCGCCAGCCATTGCAAACCGCGCTGCAACCGGCGCGTCTGCTGATGTACAAATTGCTGATCCTGGGTGTGGCCGCAGCAGTGCTGTTCGGGCTGGTGGCCTATTACCTGGCGCTGTACCTGAGCCGCCCGATCGAACAGCTCGCCCGTTCGGCCCGAAAGGTCCAGAACAAAGAGCCCGGCGCGCAATTCCCGCTGCAACACCCGGTGCGGGAAATTGCCCAGCTCGGCCAATCCATCGATGCGATGACGCAATCGCTGCTCGGCAAAGAGCGCGAACTGCAAGAGGCCAATGCCTCGCTAGAAGCCACGGTGGCACAACGCACTGCGGCACTGACGCAGGCCAACGCCGAATTGCTGAGTTTGGCGACCCACGACAGTTTGACCGGCGTTTACAACCGTCGCCGTTTCGACGAGAAACTCACCGAATACACACTGCTGTTCCGCCGCACCGGACGCCCGTTTTCCCTGCTGCTGATCGATGCCGACCACTTCAAACGCATCAATGACAGCCACGGTCACGCGGTGGGTGATGATGTGCTGCAACAATTGGCGCAGCTGATTCAGAGCAGCTTGCGCACCACCGATTTCGTCGCCCGTTATGGCGGCGAAGAGTTCGCCGTGCTGTTGCCGGAAATCGCCCAACCCGACACCCCGGAAGTGGTCGCCGAGAAGATCCGCGCGACAGTTGCCGAGGCCGATTTCCCTGCCGTCGGGCAAGTCACGGTGAGCATCGGCGTCGGCCTGGCGGATCCGGCCGATAACAGCCACAACGCGCTGATCAAACGCGCCGACCAGCAGCTCTATCAGGCCAAAGCAGCGGGTCGTAATCAGGTGGCGTGA
- a CDS encoding phage infection protein, translated as MKRQTLLSIAFSVFAINAFAATPAHTQVAEGGSDKLIESRVAEGGSDRLLERRVAEGGSDRLIERRVAEGGSDRLIERRVAEGGSDRLIERRVAEGGSDRLIERRVAEGGSDRLIERRVAEGGSDRLIERRVAEGGSDRLIERRVAEGGSDRLIERRVA; from the coding sequence ATGAAACGCCAGACCCTTCTCAGCATCGCTTTCTCGGTTTTCGCCATTAACGCTTTTGCCGCCACCCCGGCACACACCCAGGTCGCTGAAGGCGGCTCGGACAAGTTGATTGAAAGTCGTGTTGCCGAAGGTGGTTCCGATCGTCTGCTCGAACGCCGCGTTGCCGAAGGCGGTTCCGATCGCCTGATCGAACGCCGCGTTGCCGAAGGTGGTTCCGATCGTCTGATCGAACGCCGCGTTGCCGAAGGCGGTTCCGATCGTCTGATCGAACGCCGTGTTGCCGAAGGTGGTTCCGATCGTCTGATCGAACGCCGCGTTGCCGAAGGCGGTTCCGATCGTCTGATCGAACGCCGCGTTGCCGAAGGTGGTTCCGATCGTCTGATCGAACGCCGCGTTGCCGAAGGCGGTTCCGATCGTCTGATCGAACGCCGCGTTGCCGAAGGTGGTTCCGATCGTCTGATCGAACGCCGCGTCGCATAA
- a CDS encoding GNAT family N-acetyltransferase, whose product MPRLTHYKSPCPEGINSQILQMVVDYLTDISAVGLGPSNLLYNVYQYAVGYEVHLYLEALNGEKGTDVELLVATDEDDPEQVIGFLLYLPVQGDWEACSVAYMAVREGHRRQGVARAMIGEMLGRYPHAELACTVGKVPYFEALGFEVIGQRETQVLMSTRHYRSNGLRGFIDTTPIYRSLEVQQIHTYLLQKNGKRAMLDAEKQRDRHLDQTSRHVEEFVRQRLTVH is encoded by the coding sequence ATGCCCCGCCTCACCCACTACAAATCTCCATGCCCCGAGGGCATCAACAGCCAGATTCTGCAAATGGTCGTCGACTACCTGACCGACATCAGCGCGGTCGGTCTCGGCCCGAGCAACCTGCTGTACAACGTCTATCAGTACGCGGTCGGCTATGAGGTGCATCTGTATCTGGAGGCGTTGAATGGCGAGAAGGGCACCGACGTCGAGTTGCTGGTCGCCACCGACGAGGATGATCCGGAGCAAGTGATCGGCTTTCTGTTGTACCTGCCGGTGCAGGGCGATTGGGAAGCTTGCAGCGTCGCCTACATGGCCGTGCGCGAAGGGCATCGGCGTCAGGGTGTGGCGCGGGCGATGATCGGCGAAATGCTCGGGCGTTATCCCCACGCGGAACTGGCCTGCACGGTCGGCAAAGTCCCGTACTTCGAAGCGTTGGGCTTTGAGGTGATTGGCCAGCGTGAAACGCAGGTGTTGATGAGCACCCGGCATTACCGCAGCAACGGCCTGCGCGGGTTTATCGACACCACGCCGATTTACCGGTCGCTAGAGGTGCAGCAGATCCACACCTATTTGCTGCAAAAAAACGGCAAGCGCGCCATGCTCGACGCTGAAAAACAACGCGACCGCCACCTCGATCAGACCAGCCGTCATGTCGAGGAGTTTGTTCGCCAGCGTCTGACTGTGCACTGA
- a CDS encoding acyltransferase family protein, with product MGAFRLLLAVLVAVSHMGKNLAGLNPGVVAVISFLIISGFVMTSLIERNYRSIEKVGLFYVDRALRLYPQFLFYFVVSCLVIHFLLPGTPQAAELTVKTIASSVPILPLGFYMFGVAGTQILPPAWSLGLEMCFYLVIPFLLIFNARGAAFILSFGIFLLACLGYIDTDIYGYRLLPGVLFMFLCGSYLYKSDRKGVAIAVGTAIVAGLLFVAIMTGLIERQPFNAEVTLGIALGIPAVLLLSRFKFHPLDEFLGNISYGMFLNHFVVMYLLRGFWPVAYDAHIVAAVLALAFVFSTVSYYCVERPALKWRHRLRARTRKGAVPSRSSELAV from the coding sequence GTGGGAGCTTTTCGACTGTTGTTGGCCGTTCTGGTCGCCGTGTCTCATATGGGTAAAAATCTTGCTGGGCTCAATCCCGGTGTGGTTGCCGTCATATCGTTCCTGATCATCAGCGGTTTCGTGATGACCTCGCTTATCGAACGCAACTACCGCAGCATCGAGAAAGTCGGCCTGTTCTATGTCGACAGAGCGTTGCGCCTCTACCCACAGTTTCTGTTCTATTTCGTCGTGTCCTGCCTCGTGATCCATTTCTTGCTGCCCGGTACACCCCAGGCGGCTGAACTGACGGTTAAAACCATAGCCTCGAGCGTGCCCATCCTGCCTTTGGGCTTTTACATGTTTGGCGTCGCCGGAACGCAAATCCTGCCACCTGCCTGGTCGCTGGGGCTGGAGATGTGTTTCTACCTGGTGATTCCGTTCCTGCTCATTTTCAACGCGCGCGGCGCTGCGTTCATCTTGTCGTTCGGTATCTTCCTGCTGGCTTGCCTTGGCTATATCGATACGGATATCTACGGTTATCGATTGCTGCCGGGCGTGCTGTTCATGTTTCTGTGTGGCAGCTATCTGTACAAGTCCGACCGCAAAGGGGTGGCGATTGCCGTTGGCACGGCGATCGTGGCGGGGCTGCTGTTTGTGGCGATCATGACGGGATTGATCGAGCGCCAGCCGTTCAACGCCGAGGTTACGCTCGGCATCGCGCTGGGCATTCCAGCCGTGTTGCTACTGAGCCGGTTCAAGTTTCATCCGCTGGATGAGTTCCTCGGCAATATCAGTTACGGCATGTTCCTCAACCACTTTGTGGTGATGTACCTGTTGCGCGGTTTTTGGCCGGTAGCCTATGACGCTCATATCGTTGCTGCGGTGCTGGCGCTGGCTTTTGTGTTCAGTACTGTGTCGTATTACTGCGTCGAGCGACCGGCGCTGAAGTGGCGTCACCGCCTGCGCGCACGTACAAGAAAGGGCGCTGTGCCATCGCGCAGCAGCGAACTGGCCGTTTGA
- a CDS encoding MATE family efflux transporter has protein sequence MQAAVQRPLWHTYLLFLAPMVLSNFLQSMSGTVNSIYIGQMLGTQALAAVSGMFPVVFFFIALVIGLGAGAGVLIGQAWGAREPHMVKAIAGATLLLGVLIGLVAAVLGSVFARQALTGLGTPADVLDDAVAYAHVMMWILPSLLVFVLFTQLLRGVSDTLSPLLALVVSTCVGLALTPALIRGWFGLPQMGIQSAAYAGLAGNLAAMAWLSWRLIRKGHPLAPDREFFAALRLDGAILGKVLRIGLPTGVQMIVLSLSELVILALVNQHGSQATAAYGAVTQIVNYVQFPALSIAITASILGAQAIGAGQLERMGPILRTGLLINVCLTGGLIVLGYLLSHWLLGLFLTEDSTRAMAEHLLHIMLWSLLVFGFQAIIGGIMRASGTVLVPVIIAIICVVGVQLPAAYWLDGQYGLQGVWMAFPVAYLGMLVLQTLYYRLVWQHQKIERLV, from the coding sequence ATGCAAGCTGCCGTTCAACGCCCACTCTGGCACACCTACCTGCTGTTCCTCGCACCTATGGTGCTGTCCAATTTTCTGCAGTCGATGTCGGGCACGGTCAACAGCATCTACATCGGCCAGATGCTCGGCACCCAGGCGCTGGCGGCGGTGTCGGGGATGTTTCCCGTGGTGTTCTTTTTTATCGCCCTGGTGATCGGCCTCGGCGCGGGCGCCGGTGTGTTGATCGGTCAGGCGTGGGGCGCGCGTGAGCCGCACATGGTCAAGGCGATTGCCGGGGCGACGCTGTTGCTGGGCGTATTGATCGGTCTGGTGGCTGCGGTGTTGGGCAGCGTGTTCGCGCGGCAGGCGCTGACGGGGCTGGGGACGCCGGCGGATGTGCTCGACGATGCGGTGGCGTATGCCCATGTGATGATGTGGATCTTGCCGTCGCTGCTGGTGTTCGTGTTGTTTACGCAACTGTTGCGCGGGGTCAGCGATACGCTGTCGCCGCTGCTGGCACTGGTTGTGTCGACCTGTGTCGGGCTGGCACTGACCCCGGCGCTGATTCGCGGCTGGTTCGGCTTGCCACAAATGGGTATCCAGAGTGCGGCGTACGCGGGGCTGGCGGGTAATCTGGCGGCGATGGCGTGGCTGTCCTGGCGGTTGATCAGAAAGGGTCATCCGTTGGCGCCGGACCGAGAGTTCTTTGCCGCGCTGCGCCTCGACGGGGCGATTCTCGGCAAGGTCTTGCGCATCGGCCTGCCGACTGGCGTGCAGATGATTGTGCTGTCGCTGTCGGAGCTGGTGATTCTGGCGCTGGTCAACCAGCACGGCTCGCAAGCGACGGCGGCGTATGGCGCGGTGACGCAGATCGTCAACTATGTGCAGTTCCCGGCGTTGTCGATTGCGATCACTGCGTCGATTCTTGGCGCACAGGCCATTGGCGCCGGGCAGCTGGAACGCATGGGGCCGATTCTGCGCACTGGACTGTTGATCAACGTGTGCCTGACCGGCGGTTTGATTGTGCTCGGTTACCTGTTGTCGCACTGGTTGCTGGGGCTGTTCCTGACCGAGGATTCGACCCGGGCAATGGCTGAGCATCTGCTGCACATCATGTTGTGGAGCCTGTTGGTATTCGGCTTCCAGGCGATCATCGGCGGGATCATGCGCGCCAGCGGCACGGTGTTGGTGCCGGTGATCATTGCGATCATTTGTGTGGTCGGCGTGCAACTGCCGGCGGCTTACTGGCTGGACGGGCAATATGGTTTGCAGGGCGTGTGGATGGCGTTTCCGGTGGCGTATCTGGGCATGCTGGTGTTGCAGACCCTGTATTACAGACTGGTCTGGCAGCATCAGAAGATCGAACGGTTGGTGTAA
- a CDS encoding DMT family transporter, whose amino-acid sequence MERTSNLTTPALEKTSGWINGFIGVVIFSGSLPATRLAVLEFDPVFLTVVRAAIAGVLAVALLWLFREPRPARDQWLSLLIVALGVVLGFPLLTALALQHVTSAHSIVFVGLLPLATAIFAVLRGGERPRPVFWVFSILGSALVVGFAIAQGLTASPTGDLLMLAAILACGLGYAEGAKLSRILGGWQVICWALVLSLPVMAVLSLWLAPASFNTISLSAWLCLGYVSLFSMLIGFVFWYRGLAQGGIAAVGQLQLLQPFFGLALAATLLHEHVSLGMLAVTLGVILCVAGAKKFAK is encoded by the coding sequence ATGGAACGAACCTCGAATCTGACGACCCCGGCACTGGAAAAAACCAGTGGCTGGATCAACGGTTTTATCGGTGTAGTGATCTTCAGCGGTTCGCTGCCGGCCACGCGTCTGGCAGTGCTGGAGTTCGATCCGGTGTTTCTCACCGTGGTCCGCGCCGCGATTGCCGGGGTGTTGGCGGTGGCACTGCTGTGGCTGTTTCGCGAGCCGCGCCCGGCGCGCGATCAGTGGCTGTCGCTGTTGATTGTCGCGCTGGGCGTAGTGCTCGGCTTTCCACTGTTGACCGCCCTGGCGCTGCAACATGTGACGTCGGCGCATTCGATTGTGTTTGTCGGATTGCTGCCACTGGCCACAGCGATTTTTGCCGTGCTGCGCGGCGGTGAGCGGCCGCGACCGGTGTTCTGGGTTTTTTCAATTCTCGGTAGTGCGTTGGTGGTCGGCTTCGCGATTGCGCAAGGTCTGACTGCCTCGCCCACCGGTGACCTGCTGATGCTCGCCGCCATTCTGGCCTGCGGCCTCGGCTATGCCGAAGGCGCGAAGTTGTCGCGAATCCTCGGCGGCTGGCAGGTGATTTGCTGGGCACTAGTGCTGTCGCTACCGGTGATGGCGGTTTTGAGTCTGTGGCTGGCGCCCGCCTCGTTCAACACGATCAGCCTGTCGGCGTGGCTGTGTCTGGGCTATGTGTCGCTGTTCAGCATGCTGATCGGCTTTGTCTTCTGGTATCGCGGCCTGGCTCAGGGCGGGATTGCCGCGGTCGGTCAGTTGCAATTGCTCCAGCCGTTTTTTGGCCTGGCGCTGGCGGCGACGCTGCTGCATGAACACGTCAGCCTCGGCATGCTCGCCGTGACGCTGGGCGTGATCCTGTGTGTGGCCGGGGCGAAGAAGTTCGCCAAATGA
- a CDS encoding PLP-dependent aminotransferase family protein encodes MPRSRYKTIVDAYAADIRSGQLPPGTRLPTHRQLAAEEGLALVTASRVYAELEAMGLVSGETGRGTFVRETSLSPGQGIDQKDVAVGMIDLNFNYPSLPGQADLLRNALRQLALSGDLEALLRYQPHAGRAHERASVARHLLTRGVTVDAEQVLIVNGAQQGLAVTLMALLKPGDVIAADALTYSGFKVLADALHLEVVAIPFNDQGPDLASLDKLCRSRSVRAVYSMPTLHNPLGWVMPLAQREQLVAIARRHDLTIIEDAAYAFLVENPPRTLIDLAPERTVYVSGLSKNIATGLRVGFIAAPTDVVPALERIIRATTWNTPGVMTAIACGWLDDGTVTLLEEQKRKDAKARQALAAEVLKGLPSVGHPASYFLWLPLPEDVRADQIVVELMHEQISVTTAEPFSVSGHAPHAIRLALGSVEMDVLRQALTTVRRIIGAYR; translated from the coding sequence ATGCCACGTTCGCGCTACAAGACCATCGTCGATGCCTATGCTGCCGACATTCGTTCGGGGCAGTTGCCGCCGGGTACGCGGTTGCCAACTCACCGGCAACTGGCTGCTGAGGAAGGGCTGGCGCTGGTCACGGCCTCGCGGGTGTACGCGGAGCTGGAGGCCATGGGCCTGGTCAGCGGCGAAACCGGGCGTGGCACGTTTGTCCGCGAAACCTCGCTGTCGCCGGGGCAGGGCATCGATCAGAAAGACGTGGCGGTCGGCATGATCGACCTCAATTTCAATTACCCGTCGTTGCCCGGTCAGGCCGATTTGTTGCGCAACGCGTTGCGCCAATTGGCGTTGTCCGGTGATCTGGAAGCGTTGCTGCGTTATCAGCCGCACGCCGGCCGTGCCCACGAACGTGCGTCGGTCGCTCGGCATCTGTTGACGCGCGGGGTGACTGTCGACGCTGAGCAAGTACTGATCGTCAATGGCGCCCAGCAAGGCCTCGCCGTCACGTTGATGGCATTGCTCAAACCCGGCGATGTGATTGCCGCCGACGCGCTGACCTATTCCGGCTTCAAGGTCTTGGCCGACGCGTTGCATCTGGAAGTCGTGGCGATCCCGTTTAACGATCAGGGGCCGGATCTCGCGTCGCTGGACAAACTCTGTCGCAGTCGCTCGGTGCGCGCCGTTTACAGCATGCCGACCTTGCACAATCCGCTGGGCTGGGTGATGCCGTTGGCGCAGCGCGAGCAGTTGGTGGCGATTGCCCGTCGACATGATCTGACGATCATCGAAGACGCGGCCTACGCATTTCTGGTGGAAAACCCACCGCGTACGCTGATCGATCTGGCACCGGAGCGCACGGTGTACGTCTCGGGTCTGTCGAAAAACATCGCCACAGGCTTGCGCGTCGGTTTCATTGCCGCCCCGACCGACGTGGTGCCGGCACTGGAACGCATCATCCGCGCCACGACCTGGAACACGCCGGGCGTCATGACCGCCATCGCCTGTGGCTGGCTCGACGACGGTACAGTGACGTTGCTCGAGGAGCAGAAACGCAAAGATGCCAAGGCGCGGCAGGCGCTGGCGGCCGAAGTGTTGAAAGGATTGCCCAGTGTTGGCCATCCGGCGTCGTATTTCCTGTGGCTACCGTTGCCGGAGGATGTGCGCGCCGACCAGATTGTCGTCGAGCTGATGCACGAGCAGATTTCCGTCACCACCGCCGAGCCGTTTTCGGTGTCGGGCCATGCGCCGCATGCGATTCGGCTGGCGCTGGGTTCGGTAGAGATGGATGTGTTGCGCCAGGCATTGACGACGGTCAGGAGGATCATTGGCGCTTACCGGTAA
- a CDS encoding chorismate mutase, whose protein sequence is MPPFANLLTASLLALLASSAHAAAPGETLKPLLETLNERLNIGDLVALTKWDSGKPIQDSPREAQVIANARTLAAEHQLDPEEVAQLIAAQMEANKLVQYGLLSQWQAAGAAPDTPRPDLGKQIRPRLDELQTRLLQQYADFTPYRHDANCPVWLAKARSGLTHDSLHELALTRATGELCVRAANSL, encoded by the coding sequence ATGCCGCCCTTTGCCAATCTGTTGACCGCCAGCCTCCTCGCTCTGCTCGCCAGCAGCGCTCACGCCGCCGCGCCCGGCGAAACCTTGAAGCCGTTGCTGGAAACACTCAACGAACGCCTGAACATCGGCGACCTCGTCGCCCTGACCAAATGGGACAGCGGCAAGCCGATTCAGGACAGCCCCCGTGAGGCGCAGGTTATCGCCAATGCCCGCACGCTGGCCGCCGAGCACCAGCTCGACCCGGAAGAGGTGGCGCAACTGATTGCCGCGCAAATGGAGGCGAACAAATTGGTGCAGTACGGGTTGCTTTCGCAATGGCAGGCGGCGGGTGCCGCGCCGGACACTCCGCGCCCCGACCTCGGCAAGCAGATCCGCCCGCGTCTGGATGAACTGCAAACCCGGCTCTTGCAGCAATACGCTGACTTCACGCCGTATCGCCATGATGCGAATTGCCCGGTGTGGCTGGCCAAGGCGCGCAGCGGCCTGACCCACGATTCGCTGCATGAACTTGCCCTGACACGGGCGACCGGTGAACTGTGTGTTCGGGCGGCGAATTCACTCTGA
- a CDS encoding c-type cytochrome: protein MKNTAALSLAVILGTSLFSPFSHAAGDPEAGAKIFPRLCGGCHQVGESARPGFGPQLNGIIGWAAGTSANYVYSDAMKNSGVTWDRETLIAYLKDPKGVVPGTRMIFWGLSDEEKLDNLLAYLQTFSQ from the coding sequence ATGAAAAACACCGCAGCACTGTCACTCGCCGTGATTCTTGGCACCAGCCTGTTCAGTCCATTCAGCCATGCTGCAGGCGACCCCGAAGCCGGCGCGAAAATCTTCCCGCGTCTGTGCGGCGGCTGCCATCAGGTCGGCGAATCGGCCCGCCCGGGATTCGGCCCACAACTCAATGGCATCATTGGCTGGGCTGCCGGGACGTCGGCCAACTACGTATATTCCGATGCGATGAAGAACTCGGGAGTGACCTGGGATCGCGAAACGCTGATCGCTTATCTGAAAGATCCGAAAGGCGTGGTGCCCGGCACGCGGATGATTTTTTGGGGGCTGAGCGACGAAGAGAAACTCGACAACCTGTTGGCTTATCTTCAGACCTTCTCGCAATAA
- a CDS encoding YceI family protein — MSIRLLLAAALCLCVMPTAQAVEYTRVNTTASQISFSYNQMGSRMYGTFSRFEATLDFDTDNLANAHTTLHIDLTSIDAGSEDANSELVKPAWFDTAKFPLAVFESSRFTRVDESHFVISGQLTLKGITREVQVPVELKPGQTIGIFDAELVLQRDEFGLGAGEWADTVVSKDIAIKFKVVAPQQ; from the coding sequence ATGTCGATCCGATTGCTGTTGGCTGCCGCGTTGTGCCTGTGTGTCATGCCGACCGCGCAGGCTGTCGAATACACCCGGGTCAACACCACCGCGAGCCAGATCAGCTTCAGCTACAACCAGATGGGCTCCAGGATGTATGGCACTTTCAGCCGGTTCGAGGCGACGCTTGACTTCGACACCGACAACCTCGCCAACGCCCATACGACCTTGCACATTGACCTCACCAGTATCGATGCCGGCAGCGAAGACGCCAATTCCGAACTGGTGAAGCCGGCCTGGTTCGACACTGCGAAATTTCCTCTGGCGGTGTTCGAATCGAGTCGTTTCACTCGGGTGGACGAGAGCCACTTCGTGATATCCGGCCAGCTCACGCTCAAAGGCATTACCCGTGAGGTTCAGGTCCCGGTGGAGTTGAAACCGGGCCAAACGATCGGCATCTTCGACGCCGAGCTGGTACTTCAGCGCGACGAGTTCGGTCTCGGCGCGGGGGAGTGGGCAGACACGGTGGTGTCCAAGGACATTGCCATCAAGTTCAAGGTCGTGGCACCACAGCAGTGA
- a CDS encoding TetR/AcrR family transcriptional regulator, which translates to MDTADLLERSYPGRRAELKRDIFRKALSLFNEQGIEATTIDMIRAECDTSVGAIYHHFGNKEGLVAALFFTALEDQARLRDAYLDAAKTTEEGVQALVFSYVDWVERQPEWARFQYHARFAVTKGPFKDELAERNKTRNLRLRDWLAESGRAAELKALPAELLPSLIIGQADSYCRAWLAGRVKGGPAEYRALLAQAAWRSIRVDALPDC; encoded by the coding sequence ATGGACACCGCAGATCTACTTGAACGCAGCTACCCCGGTCGTCGCGCCGAACTCAAGCGCGACATCTTTCGCAAGGCACTGAGCCTGTTCAACGAGCAGGGCATCGAGGCCACCACCATCGACATGATTCGCGCCGAGTGCGATACCAGCGTCGGGGCGATCTATCACCATTTCGGCAACAAGGAGGGCTTGGTCGCCGCGTTGTTTTTCACCGCGCTGGAGGATCAGGCGCGTCTGCGCGATGCCTATCTGGATGCAGCGAAAACCACCGAAGAAGGTGTGCAGGCGCTGGTGTTCAGCTACGTCGATTGGGTCGAACGTCAACCGGAGTGGGCGCGCTTCCAGTACCACGCGCGGTTTGCCGTGACCAAAGGGCCATTCAAGGACGAACTGGCCGAGCGCAACAAGACCCGCAATCTGCGTCTGCGCGACTGGCTGGCCGAATCGGGGCGCGCAGCCGAACTCAAGGCCTTGCCCGCCGAACTGTTGCCGTCGTTGATCATCGGTCAGGCCGACAGTTACTGCCGTGCCTGGCTGGCCGGGCGGGTGAAGGGTGGACCGGCGGAATATCGCGCGTTGCTGGCGCAAGCGGCCTGGCGATCGATTCGCGTCGATGCGTTGCCGGACTGCTGA
- a CDS encoding hotdog fold domain-containing protein: protein MSQFLSMFNSAGPQAFSQMACQVAPYFSTINPLVTELRANAATVQVPFRREITNHLGSVHAIAMCNAAELAAGMMTDVSIPAGARWIPKGMTVEYLAKAKTDVTAVASGEGVDWQSAGDKIVTVDIHDTEGKHVFTARITMNVKLG from the coding sequence ATGAGTCAGTTTCTCAGCATGTTCAACAGCGCAGGTCCGCAAGCATTCAGCCAGATGGCCTGCCAGGTCGCGCCATACTTCAGCACCATCAACCCGCTGGTGACCGAGTTGCGCGCCAACGCGGCAACGGTACAAGTGCCGTTCCGTCGTGAGATCACCAACCACCTCGGCAGCGTGCATGCGATTGCCATGTGCAACGCCGCAGAACTCGCCGCCGGGATGATGACCGACGTGTCGATCCCGGCCGGCGCACGCTGGATCCCCAAAGGCATGACTGTGGAGTATCTGGCCAAGGCAAAAACCGATGTGACGGCGGTGGCCAGTGGTGAGGGCGTGGATTGGCAGAGCGCAGGCGACAAGATCGTCACCGTGGATATTCACGACACCGAGGGCAAGCACGTGTTCACGGCGCGGATCACCATGAACGTCAAACTCGGCTGA